One region of Armatimonadota bacterium genomic DNA includes:
- a CDS encoding prepilin-type N-terminal cleavage/methylation domain-containing protein, giving the protein MMYRRRAFTLIELIVVMAISTMLLTIIAIPMIHSFNITRAAQGYANAQRRASDVISMMEKEIGNAVAVRDNSGTRGSQYVVVPGSDGFPETLLMSATKLDFYRAALGEPLRGPSGAYINPGTGMEDPTTPTPIGQVNLPVARGLTMVRYFIGLARPLSDTDRDGLPDRAESYNNPYDGLLMKRNSDRDNLFVLYRGEVQPFVFSTANNRFEVNTRAFVPSDPADLSRDPIYDDPAFFTMMPGVDYDPSIGPRQPNLTPVGEDKAKLVQYWTQNATIVTEVSRYDMINVEYDRRNGKAFYDNNVPRVTPLIRIQPTRVASEAALGEVSARVGEETDNAVKLGADTYRTEYGAWSNLLMRIWPSDYPTAWGYGAGQRTAGQVRRSWGSGGRALNTPYMVGRPRLDLAGNVLGFSLYAYDPTSGVSDLAGGLEVFDYSLYNRFLESGLPGGFSAAVDAANARSAWLTIVEPAVPDLFVPVFPNARAGRVIASFDIREVGQLGVGYNENVPTVDPFGGSPVGIGTGLAVTPNDPMFSVGAWTDYTKINERFGKLWRDWAILMPGLDRSRYVKRFVLLGTVPQSDGTPSPLNKTPYATGGSGFRRAYVQPGSEVVIGPDQGAGPNYGRLIRYVRTTQRPVGPNEYFINYVDQPDPDYAGIGIPAPPAIHDPSFYDPNNLISAIVQPQFRAGYVEFNSRFGEPIPEGNIFVTYRFQFNEQNDVIAVDYDSSELLEVVLTVKTFPLTSMPNNQVVTLKGSAVVRNFIR; this is encoded by the coding sequence ATGATGTACCGTCGAAGAGCTTTCACGCTGATCGAGCTGATCGTCGTCATGGCGATTTCAACGATGCTGCTCACGATCATCGCGATCCCGATGATCCACAGCTTCAACATCACGCGGGCGGCGCAAGGGTACGCGAATGCCCAACGTCGCGCTTCCGACGTGATCTCGATGATGGAGAAGGAGATCGGCAACGCGGTAGCAGTGCGGGACAACAGCGGTACGCGCGGGTCTCAGTACGTCGTCGTTCCCGGTTCTGACGGTTTTCCTGAGACCTTGCTGATGAGCGCAACGAAGCTGGACTTCTACAGGGCGGCCCTCGGCGAACCGCTGCGCGGACCGAGCGGGGCGTACATCAACCCAGGGACCGGAATGGAAGACCCGACCACGCCGACGCCGATCGGACAGGTGAACCTGCCCGTGGCGCGCGGCCTCACGATGGTGCGGTACTTCATCGGCCTAGCGAGGCCGCTGTCCGACACGGACAGGGACGGACTGCCCGACCGCGCCGAATCGTACAACAACCCTTACGACGGACTGCTCATGAAGCGGAACTCGGACCGCGACAACCTCTTTGTGCTGTACCGCGGCGAGGTGCAGCCGTTCGTGTTCTCGACGGCCAACAACCGATTCGAGGTCAATACGCGCGCCTTCGTCCCGTCCGATCCCGCCGACCTGAGCCGCGACCCGATTTATGACGATCCGGCGTTCTTCACGATGATGCCGGGCGTCGACTACGACCCTTCGATTGGTCCCAGGCAGCCGAACCTGACACCTGTCGGAGAGGATAAGGCTAAGCTGGTTCAGTACTGGACCCAGAACGCCACGATCGTAACGGAAGTGAGCCGGTACGACATGATCAACGTCGAATATGATCGGCGAAACGGCAAAGCGTTCTACGACAACAACGTGCCGCGCGTCACGCCGCTGATCAGAATCCAGCCGACTCGGGTCGCGAGCGAAGCAGCGCTGGGTGAAGTGTCCGCCAGGGTCGGCGAAGAGACCGACAACGCAGTGAAGCTCGGGGCTGACACGTACCGAACGGAGTACGGTGCTTGGTCAAACCTCCTGATGCGCATATGGCCCAGCGACTATCCGACGGCCTGGGGGTACGGAGCTGGCCAGCGGACGGCAGGCCAGGTCAGGCGCTCCTGGGGTTCCGGCGGACGCGCTCTGAACACGCCGTACATGGTCGGCCGCCCGCGGCTCGACCTCGCCGGTAACGTGCTCGGCTTCAGCCTCTATGCGTACGACCCGACGTCCGGCGTGAGCGATCTCGCAGGCGGACTTGAGGTCTTCGACTACTCGCTCTACAATCGGTTTTTGGAGTCCGGTCTGCCGGGCGGATTCTCGGCCGCAGTCGACGCCGCGAACGCCCGCAGCGCGTGGCTGACGATCGTCGAGCCTGCCGTGCCGGATCTCTTCGTGCCCGTGTTCCCGAACGCCAGGGCCGGTCGCGTCATCGCCAGTTTCGATATCCGCGAAGTAGGGCAGCTTGGCGTCGGATACAACGAGAACGTGCCGACCGTCGATCCGTTCGGCGGGAGCCCGGTTGGAATCGGAACGGGCCTCGCGGTCACGCCGAACGATCCGATGTTCTCAGTCGGGGCGTGGACCGATTACACGAAGATCAACGAACGCTTCGGCAAACTTTGGCGGGACTGGGCGATTCTGATGCCCGGGCTGGACCGATCCCGTTACGTGAAACGGTTCGTCCTGCTCGGAACGGTTCCACAGTCCGACGGCACGCCCAGCCCACTGAACAAGACGCCGTACGCGACGGGCGGGTCCGGGTTCAGGCGCGCCTACGTGCAACCCGGCTCCGAGGTCGTGATCGGCCCGGATCAAGGCGCAGGCCCGAACTACGGTCGTCTGATTCGCTACGTGAGAACGACGCAGCGCCCCGTCGGACCGAACGAGTACTTCATCAATTACGTCGATCAGCCCGATCCGGACTACGCCGGCATTGGCATCCCGGCGCCGCCTGCAATCCACGACCCGTCGTTCTACGATCCCAACAACTTGATCTCGGCGATCGTCCAGCCGCAGTTCAGAGCAGGCTACGTTGAGTTCAACTCCCGGTTCGGCGAACCGATTCCGGAAGGGAACATATTCGTCACGTATCGCTTCCAATTCAACGAGCAGAACGACGTCATCGCCGTCGATTACGACTCGTCGGAGTTGTTGGAGGTCGTGCTGACGGTCAAGACGTTCCCGCTGACGAGCATGCCGAACAACCAGGTGGTGACGCTGAAAGGCTCCGCCGTCGTGAGGAACTTCATCCGATAG